ctgtgtctgtctgtcggcGCCATCGTTTGTCACTTGGGATGCTTTTGCTTTATTAGCCAGCTTTCAAGCCAATTTGTTGATTgggcctcacacacacacacacttacacacactgGGACTCGGAATGGATCGGGGACTCGCTTTGACGGGTTTCGCTACCTCAGCCGCTTGTTcattaacaaaaaaaagttttcgcCTTGTGCAGCAGTTTTGTTTTCAAACTTGTGACTATGTTGGAGTAATGTGATCATGGAaaatctgcctagcaacaagtcaCGCTAAACAATTTCtgcacttttgttttgtgtctGTTTGACTTCCAATGTCATCTGTCCGAGCGGTAAGTGCTCAGTAGCGGGCCAATTTTTCCATTTTAAAAGCGCCGCCGGCTGTCATAAATTTAATCGGAAGGCAAACATTTCCACACTAAATTGGgtcaggagggggaaaaaagaaacatgGGGATGGAGCGCTTTTCATTCCGTTATGTCACGCTTGGGTTGCATTTGGATTGTTTATGCAGCTCACGTTAGCATcgtgactttttttattttttttatcagtaaCTGCCTGGAGAAAAAGAACAAGGACCGATGACTCTGGCATTAATGAAAATGTGTACTTGTGTGTACTTGGGTGTACTAATATACACATTTCCTATGCATTGGACTATTGAAATAtaacaatgacaaaaatgtttAAGTCATACCTCAAATAATTCTTCTCGTAAATGAactgtgtacctaatgaagcgtCCCCTTGTGCAGGTTCCTCCCATCCTATTGGACAAGCAGTTCTCGGACTTCACGCCCGACATCACGCCCATCATCCTGGCGGCGCACACCAACAACTACGAGATCATCAAGCTTCTGGTGCAGAAGGGCGTTTCCATGCCGCAGCCGCACGAGGTGGGCCCAAGTCAGCACTTTTTGTCCCAGGCCGACGTCTCCGCTTGATTTAGCTTCTGGGCGGCTACTTGAAACCATTTGGAATGTGGGCGTGTAGGTGCGCTGCAACTGCGTGGAGTGTGTGTCGAGCTCGGACGTGGACAGCCTGCGGCACTCGCGCTCGCGCCTCAACATCTACAAGGCGCTGTCCAGCCCCTCCCTCATCGCACTGTCCAGCGAGGACCCCTTCCTCACCGCCTTCAGACTCAGCTTGGAGCTGCAGGAGCTCAGCAAGGTCAGCGACAAAGCACTTCTTTTATTCCTCTGGCCTCATTTGTTTGCTCTTAATCCAATGGATAGTCGAAATGAGAAGACTCGCAAGGAGCTGATGTAGGCCACCACTCACATCCAGATGCTCACACGGTGCGTGCCGGGCTGACGGGTTGCAGGTGGAGAACGAGTTCAAATCGGAATACGAGGAGCTGTCTCAGCAGTGTAAGGAGTTTGCCAAAGACCTGTTGGACCAAACCAGAAGCTCCAGAGAACTCGAAATGATCCTCAACTACAGAGATGACGTCAACCTCCTGGAGGAAGAGGGCAACGGAGACCTGGCTAGACTCAAGTTGGCCATCAAGTACAACCAGAAAGAGGTGCCCGCTATGCCGATTAGCGAACCGAACAGAACCTTGTGGTGTTTCGATGTAAGAGAACGACCCCAACGCCTCGCCGTATGGGTCCATCTAATCCAAAATCCCTTTTTGTGCCACGATTGGGGTTGGCTTTGCACTTTTATGTTTCGTTGACATTTGTACATCTAGAAATGTGAGTCACtccactcaaacacacacacaatttaggAACCgtagttgccatggtaaccggGCTGCAGAGTTGGCACCCGACGATGCGGGTCGACTCTTTGTGGCTCGACttcacattgtgtgtgtgcgtgtgtgtgtgtctgtgtgtgtgtgttccgccTCATCACTCAGACATCTGCCAAGGCCAACATGATCTGAAACGTGGCCGTCTGACTTTTTTAATTGAACGATCTTGACGTGTCAGCCCTGTAGGGGGCAGTAAGCAGCTGGCTTTTGCAGGTGGCTCATGTTCAACTGTAACAATTTTACGGACAAATATTTCGAAAAATCACCTTGTGCCCAGCCACTCCAGTCCAATAGGTGGCAGTAAAGAGCAAGACattttcccaaaatgatttgctCCTTTCGTATCCTGCAGGGGTCAGTAACGAGCACTGTCGGGATCTTTTCAGTTTGTCGCGCAGCCCAATTGCCAGCAGCTGTTAGCGTCACGCTGGTACGACGAGTTCCCGGGCTGGAGGCGGCGCCGCTGGGCCGGCAAGTTCCTGACGTGCGTCTTCATCGGACTCCTGTACCCGGCGTTCGCTCTGTGCTACCTCACGGCCCCCAAGAGCCGCTACGGGCTGTTCATccgcaagccttttattaaatTCATCTGTCACACGGCCTCCTACCTGACCTTCctcttcctgctgctgctggcctCGCAGCACATCGTCACCACCGAGCAGGACCGCCAAGGCCCGGCGCCCACCACTGTGGAGTGGATGATCCTGCCCTGGGTGCTGGGTGAGTCTGCCGTCCCGATGCCACGCGCTCACCTCATGCTGCGCTTGTTTGCAGGCTTCATCTGGGCCGAGATCAAGCAAATGTGGGATGGAGGTTTCCAGGAGTACGTCCACGACTGGTGGAACCTGATGGACTTTGTCATGAACTCTCTGTACCTGGCCACCATCTCCCTCAAAATCGTCGCCTACACCAAGGTAACCGCTTGAACATCCGCCATCGGGTCTCCTTCTTACCCATCTTTGTTCTCTGTCTCGCCGTTGCAGTACAGCGGCAGTAAGCCGAGGAACCTGTGGGAGATGTGGCATCCGACGCTGGTGGCCGAAGCGGTGTTCGCCATCGCCAACATCTTCAGCTCCCTGCGTCTTATCTCGCTCTTCACGGCTAACTCCCACCTGGGACCCCTGCAGATCTCGCTGGGCCGCATGCTACTGGACATCCTCAAGTTCCTCTTCATCTACTGCCTGGTAGCGCCGCTGTAGCTTGAGGGGTTCTGGAGACGTGTTGAATAGCAAAAGGTGTCACCTTCCCCCTTGCAGGTCTTGCTGGCTTTCGCCAACGGACTGAACCAGCTTTACTTCTACTACGAAACCAAAGCCTCGGACGACAGGATCAAGTGTAAAGGCATCCGGTGCGTGGAGCAGAACAACGCCTTCTCCACGTAAGTCCAGTGGCTCCAGCCCCTTTTATAATCTTCAGCAATTTTCATGGACCTGATACCGTCCTAACCTCAGCTTCGCCCTTCAAACATCTCCCGCAGGCTCTTTGAGACCCTGCAGTCTCTCTTCTGGTCCATCTTCGGCCTGATCAGCTTGTACGTGACCAACGTGGACGCCGACCACCAGTTCACCGAGTTTGTGGGCGCCACCATGTTCGGCACGTACAACATCATCTCCCTGGTGGTGCTGCTCAACATGCTCATCGCCATGATGAACAACTCCTACCAGCACATCGCGGTGAGGGATCACCATAACCGCTAAAAGTTCTCCCGCCCACCCGTGCCGTA
The Syngnathus typhle isolate RoL2023-S1 ecotype Sweden linkage group LG15, RoL_Styp_1.0, whole genome shotgun sequence DNA segment above includes these coding regions:
- the LOC133167916 gene encoding short transient receptor potential channel 4-like; protein product: MSQLYYRRSDSSSYRDRIPLRIVRAESALSALEKAYLGAVEKGDYASVKQALQEAEIYFKININCIDPLGRTALLIAIENENLEIIELLLSFGVYVGDALLHAIRKEVVGAVELLLNHKKPSGGVQVPPILLDKQFSDFTPDITPIILAAHTNNYEIIKLLVQKGVSMPQPHEVRCNCVECVSSSDVDSLRHSRSRLNIYKALSSPSLIALSSEDPFLTAFRLSLELQELSKVENEFKSEYEELSQQCKEFAKDLLDQTRSSRELEMILNYRDDVNLLEEEGNGDLARLKLAIKYNQKEFVAQPNCQQLLASRWYDEFPGWRRRRWAGKFLTCVFIGLLYPAFALCYLTAPKSRYGLFIRKPFIKFICHTASYLTFLFLLLLASQHIVTTEQDRQGPAPTTVEWMILPWVLGFIWAEIKQMWDGGFQEYVHDWWNLMDFVMNSLYLATISLKIVAYTKYSGSKPRNLWEMWHPTLVAEAVFAIANIFSSLRLISLFTANSHLGPLQISLGRMLLDILKFLFIYCLVLLAFANGLNQLYFYYETKASDDRIKCKGIRCVEQNNAFSTLFETLQSLFWSIFGLISLYVTNVDADHQFTEFVGATMFGTYNIISLVVLLNMLIAMMNNSYQHIADHADIEWKFARSKLWMSYLEEGATLPPPFNIIPSPKSVWYLARWLKARVCPDDGDARQDTIGTLGRRAAENLRINHQYQEVVRNLVKRYVAAMIRDAKTEEGLTEDNFKELKQDISSFRYEVMGMMKSGRPVLQGTAGSPPESTLAYPNASLKIATCTPPKNKASRFKMAASLLQHVASAARIPEAPNGLLNGDAGDFAVFHKRHLGGGCRHHGYDLRQVGPTELSRKMYSLSEESEEDKPGGSGPDVSGNVCSVAVQEDESTA